GCCCTCGTTCGCCGACCGTAGGTGGCATCAATCAGCATTCCCCGGTCCCTGGCCTCCTGGATGATCCGCTTAATCGGGGCCGATTCGGGGCTGACGATGGCCACGATCCGATTAGCCGAGACGATGTTCCCGAAGCCGATGTTGATCAGCTTGATCTCCATTACCAACTCTTACCCCCTGGTTCCCAGTCGCTCCAGCAGAGCCTCCCGTTGCCTCTTGCCCAAACCCTGGACCCGCCGGGCCTCGTCGATGCCGATCTCTTCCATGATCTTGCGGGCCGTGGTCTTTCCGACCCTGGGCAGAGAAGCCAGAAGGTAAGCCACCCGCATCTTGCCGAGGACCTCGTCGTTCTTCGCGTCCAGCACTTGCTTAAGGGACATAGAGCCCTTCTTCAGCCGCT
Above is a genomic segment from Bacillota bacterium containing:
- a CDS encoding DUF370 domain-containing protein, whose product is MEIKLINIGFGNIVSANRIVAIVSPESAPIKRIIQEARDRGMLIDATYGRRTRAVVITDSDHIILSAVQPETVANRLSSRDAGSEADAAADDTLVE
- the mihF gene encoding integration host factor, actinobacterial type; the encoded protein is MALPKLTLEQKKKALQKAQDMRSRRKGIRERLKKGSMSLKQVLDAKNDEVLGKMRVAYLLASLPRVGKTTARKIMEEIGIDEARRVQGLGKRQREALLERLGTRG